The following proteins come from a genomic window of Solea solea chromosome 3, fSolSol10.1, whole genome shotgun sequence:
- the ccnb3 gene encoding G2/mitotic-specific cyclin-B3 isoform X1: MPLTTRRKATTGSRIPKLNSTENKEEGPQVKRSSSPPKGAPKKRTAFIDITNAVALCLSECPSNSDGDVRTAHKVQISLPGRRKEASKKTSSTVKKQSNVKKSLSVSSEGTTADKEGSDEEHKLCEEEPQGDGAAPVEELVAAAPPAVCEVPAHLKRQEIPAEFDIDSENSEDSYMCPEYAKDIFDYLKQREEKFVLSNYMCKQPTLNPEMRAILIDWLVEVQENFELYHETLYLAVKMTDHFLSHTPVHREMLQLVGSTAMLIASKFEERSPPCLDDFLYICDDAYKREELISMEASILQALSFDINIPIPYRFLRRYAKCVNAGMDTLTLARFFCEMSLMDMNLVAERGSLLASSCLLMALVTKNLGGWSPILQFHSGYQTSDLVPVVRKVYEMMEAPPDDKLRAVRNKYSHKVFFEVASLPLVSVDVLDRVLL; the protein is encoded by the exons ATGCCTTTAACAACGAGGAGAAAGGCGACGACAGGAAGCAGGATTCCTAAACTCAACTCCACGGAAAACAAg gaggAAGGTCCACAGGTGAAAAGATCGTCCTCTCCTCCTAAAGGAGCTCCTAAGAAAAGGACCGCTTTCATCGACATCACTAAT GCCGtcgctctgtgtttgtcagaatGTCCGTCCAACAGTGACGGCGACGTCAGGACA GCTCATAAAGTTCAGATCAGCCTCCcagggaggagaaaagaagcTTCAAAGAAAACCAGCTCAACTGTGAAGAAACAATCCAACGTGAAAAA GTCTCTGTCTGTGAGCTCGGAGGGAACCACTGCGGACAAGGAGGGGAGCGATGAAGAGCACAAACTCTGTGAGGAAGAGCCGCAGGGGGATGGAGCAGCCCCAGTAGAAGAGCTGGTGGCTgcggcgccccctgctgtctgtgAAGTGCCAGCACACCTCAAGAGACAAGAG ATCCCAGCAGAGTTTGACATCGACTCTGAAAACTCTGAGGACAGTTACATGTGTCCCGAGTACGCCAAGGACATCTTTGACTACCTGAAACAGAGAGAA GAGAAGTTTGTTCTGTCCAACTACATGTGTAAGCAACCCACCCTCAACCCTGAGATGAGAGCCATACTCATCGACTGGTTAGTGGAAGTACAG gagaaCTTTGAGCTGTACCACGAGACGCTCTACCTGGCCGTGAAGATGACCGACCACTTCCTGTCGCACACGCCCGTCCACAGAGAGATGCTGCAGCTCGTGGGCTCCACGGCCATGCTCATCGCCTCCAAGTTTGAG GAGCGCAGTCCGCCGTGTCTCGACGACTTCCTGTACATTTGCGACGACGCGTACAAGAGGGAGGAGCTTATCTCCATGGAGGCCAGCATCCTGCAGGCGCTGTCTTTTGACATAAACATTCCCATTCCATATCGCTTCCTACGGCGCTACGCTAAG tgtgtgaacGCGGGCATGGACACTCTGACTCTGGCCCGGTTCTTCTGTGAGATGAGTCTGATGGACATGAACCTGGTTGCAGAGCGAGGCTCTTTGCTGGCGTCGTCCTGCCTGCTGATGGCGCTGGTCACTAAAAACCTGGGAGGATGG TCTCCGATCCTGCAGTTTCACTCTGGATACCAGACCTCAGATTTAGTCCCAGTGGTCAGGAAAGTGTACGAGATGATGGAGGCTCCTCCTGACGACAAGCTGAGAGCCGTCAGGAACAAATACTCTCACAA GGTGTTTTTTGAAGTGGCGTCTCTGCCGTTGGTCAGCGTGGACGTCTTGGACAGAGTTTTGCTTTAG
- the ccnb3 gene encoding G2/mitotic-specific cyclin-B3 isoform X2: MPLTTRRKATTGSRIPKLNSTENKEEGPQVKRSSSPPKGAPKKRTAFIDITNAHKVQISLPGRRKEASKKTSSTVKKQSNVKKSLSVSSEGTTADKEGSDEEHKLCEEEPQGDGAAPVEELVAAAPPAVCEVPAHLKRQEIPAEFDIDSENSEDSYMCPEYAKDIFDYLKQREEKFVLSNYMCKQPTLNPEMRAILIDWLVEVQENFELYHETLYLAVKMTDHFLSHTPVHREMLQLVGSTAMLIASKFEERSPPCLDDFLYICDDAYKREELISMEASILQALSFDINIPIPYRFLRRYAKCVNAGMDTLTLARFFCEMSLMDMNLVAERGSLLASSCLLMALVTKNLGGWSPILQFHSGYQTSDLVPVVRKVYEMMEAPPDDKLRAVRNKYSHKVFFEVASLPLVSVDVLDRVLL; the protein is encoded by the exons ATGCCTTTAACAACGAGGAGAAAGGCGACGACAGGAAGCAGGATTCCTAAACTCAACTCCACGGAAAACAAg gaggAAGGTCCACAGGTGAAAAGATCGTCCTCTCCTCCTAAAGGAGCTCCTAAGAAAAGGACCGCTTTCATCGACATCACTAAT GCTCATAAAGTTCAGATCAGCCTCCcagggaggagaaaagaagcTTCAAAGAAAACCAGCTCAACTGTGAAGAAACAATCCAACGTGAAAAA GTCTCTGTCTGTGAGCTCGGAGGGAACCACTGCGGACAAGGAGGGGAGCGATGAAGAGCACAAACTCTGTGAGGAAGAGCCGCAGGGGGATGGAGCAGCCCCAGTAGAAGAGCTGGTGGCTgcggcgccccctgctgtctgtgAAGTGCCAGCACACCTCAAGAGACAAGAG ATCCCAGCAGAGTTTGACATCGACTCTGAAAACTCTGAGGACAGTTACATGTGTCCCGAGTACGCCAAGGACATCTTTGACTACCTGAAACAGAGAGAA GAGAAGTTTGTTCTGTCCAACTACATGTGTAAGCAACCCACCCTCAACCCTGAGATGAGAGCCATACTCATCGACTGGTTAGTGGAAGTACAG gagaaCTTTGAGCTGTACCACGAGACGCTCTACCTGGCCGTGAAGATGACCGACCACTTCCTGTCGCACACGCCCGTCCACAGAGAGATGCTGCAGCTCGTGGGCTCCACGGCCATGCTCATCGCCTCCAAGTTTGAG GAGCGCAGTCCGCCGTGTCTCGACGACTTCCTGTACATTTGCGACGACGCGTACAAGAGGGAGGAGCTTATCTCCATGGAGGCCAGCATCCTGCAGGCGCTGTCTTTTGACATAAACATTCCCATTCCATATCGCTTCCTACGGCGCTACGCTAAG tgtgtgaacGCGGGCATGGACACTCTGACTCTGGCCCGGTTCTTCTGTGAGATGAGTCTGATGGACATGAACCTGGTTGCAGAGCGAGGCTCTTTGCTGGCGTCGTCCTGCCTGCTGATGGCGCTGGTCACTAAAAACCTGGGAGGATGG TCTCCGATCCTGCAGTTTCACTCTGGATACCAGACCTCAGATTTAGTCCCAGTGGTCAGGAAAGTGTACGAGATGATGGAGGCTCCTCCTGACGACAAGCTGAGAGCCGTCAGGAACAAATACTCTCACAA GGTGTTTTTTGAAGTGGCGTCTCTGCCGTTGGTCAGCGTGGACGTCTTGGACAGAGTTTTGCTTTAG
- the si:dkey-171c9.3 gene encoding uncharacterized protein si:dkey-171c9.3 isoform X1, with amino-acid sequence MNSFSVQTKEQTSVTFKLDRTREMSARWRENEADLENLGGREAPDTEALEMFAQKRAEDIIQSFMEAVEPEMSGCNEEQEKFAEELVSAVMAVALREVCVDGFQCLRTAEEKLDEVQAEKLDGSGRGGGFVNMDMGTDTVLQTSSDLRLYRSGLPVMWSLDYPDAPPTTPLLPELQRSRRSFARQLKGGLAKVFLPSPPPTTPKEDKDVVVNPRLALMEHLIHSLSAGDLTRDCLDAGAKMEVFAEALSSDIIDWVSRGGEKIEDDHDLHLLAQRLAETIISSSIHEAEMIRI; translated from the exons ATGAACTCATTTTCAGTTCAGACTAAagaacaaacatcagtcactttcAAACTG GATCGGACGCGTGAAATGAGCGCACGTTGGAGGGAGAACGAGGCGGATCTGGAAAACCTCGGCGGGAGAGAAGCCCCGGACACTGAAGCTCTGGAGATGTTTGCCCAGAAAAGAGCTGAGGACATAATCCAGTCCTTCATGGAAGCAGTAGAACCTGAGATGTCCGGCTGTAATGAAGAGCAGGAGAAGTTTGCAGAGGAGCTGGTGTCAGCGGTGATGGCGGTCGCTCTGAGGGAAGTGTGCGTTGACGGTTTCCAGTGTTTAAGAACCGCTGAAGAAAAACTGGATGAAGTTCAGGCCGAGAAACTGGACGGAtctgggagaggaggaggttttGTGAACATGGACATGGGAACAGATACGGTTCTGCAGACCTCCAGTGACCTTCGGCTCTACCGCTCAGGTCTGCCCGTCATGTGGTCGCTCGACTACCCCGACGCCCCGCCCACCACGCCACTCCTCCCCGAGCTCCAGAGGAGCAGACGCAGCTTCGCCAGGCAGCTGAAAGGAGGCCTAGCAAAGGTGTTCCTGCCCTCACCTCCTCCGACGACCCCAAAGGAGGACAAGGACGTGGTCGTCAACCCGCGGCTGGCGTTAATGGAACATCTGATCCACTCACTGTCCGCGGGGGATTTGACGAGAGATTGTCTTGACGCAGGAGCCAAGATGGAGGTGTTTGCCGAGGCTCTCTCCTCTGACATCATTGACTGGGTGTCAAGAGGCGGAGAGAAGATAGAAGATGACCACGATCTTCATCTTCTGGCCCAGCGACTGGCTGAAAccatcatctcctcctccatccatgAAGCTGAAATGATCAGGATTTAA
- the si:dkey-171c9.3 gene encoding uncharacterized protein si:dkey-171c9.3 isoform X2 — protein sequence MSARWRENEADLENLGGREAPDTEALEMFAQKRAEDIIQSFMEAVEPEMSGCNEEQEKFAEELVSAVMAVALREVCVDGFQCLRTAEEKLDEVQAEKLDGSGRGGGFVNMDMGTDTVLQTSSDLRLYRSGLPVMWSLDYPDAPPTTPLLPELQRSRRSFARQLKGGLAKVFLPSPPPTTPKEDKDVVVNPRLALMEHLIHSLSAGDLTRDCLDAGAKMEVFAEALSSDIIDWVSRGGEKIEDDHDLHLLAQRLAETIISSSIHEAEMIRI from the coding sequence ATGAGCGCACGTTGGAGGGAGAACGAGGCGGATCTGGAAAACCTCGGCGGGAGAGAAGCCCCGGACACTGAAGCTCTGGAGATGTTTGCCCAGAAAAGAGCTGAGGACATAATCCAGTCCTTCATGGAAGCAGTAGAACCTGAGATGTCCGGCTGTAATGAAGAGCAGGAGAAGTTTGCAGAGGAGCTGGTGTCAGCGGTGATGGCGGTCGCTCTGAGGGAAGTGTGCGTTGACGGTTTCCAGTGTTTAAGAACCGCTGAAGAAAAACTGGATGAAGTTCAGGCCGAGAAACTGGACGGAtctgggagaggaggaggttttGTGAACATGGACATGGGAACAGATACGGTTCTGCAGACCTCCAGTGACCTTCGGCTCTACCGCTCAGGTCTGCCCGTCATGTGGTCGCTCGACTACCCCGACGCCCCGCCCACCACGCCACTCCTCCCCGAGCTCCAGAGGAGCAGACGCAGCTTCGCCAGGCAGCTGAAAGGAGGCCTAGCAAAGGTGTTCCTGCCCTCACCTCCTCCGACGACCCCAAAGGAGGACAAGGACGTGGTCGTCAACCCGCGGCTGGCGTTAATGGAACATCTGATCCACTCACTGTCCGCGGGGGATTTGACGAGAGATTGTCTTGACGCAGGAGCCAAGATGGAGGTGTTTGCCGAGGCTCTCTCCTCTGACATCATTGACTGGGTGTCAAGAGGCGGAGAGAAGATAGAAGATGACCACGATCTTCATCTTCTGGCCCAGCGACTGGCTGAAAccatcatctcctcctccatccatgAAGCTGAAATGATCAGGATTTAA